The following are encoded together in the Kribbella voronezhensis genome:
- a CDS encoding TIGR03086 family metal-binding protein — protein sequence MTDPRPMLALALDQTQAMIDTVGADDLDRPTPCPEYDVRTLLGHLVTVVGRINLALTGGDPLTIPTVTPGITDFAGAWKERRAVLDDTLSDPAVLAVTCKLPWGTLPGAAAIAAYVGELTTHSWDIAKATGRTDLLDESLAEYCLPLVQQFIPAEPRGGHVPFGPVVEVADDAPAYDRLVAWEGRKP from the coding sequence GTGACGGACCCACGCCCGATGCTCGCGCTCGCCCTGGACCAGACCCAGGCGATGATCGACACCGTCGGAGCCGACGACCTGGACCGGCCGACGCCGTGCCCGGAGTACGACGTACGCACACTGCTCGGCCATCTCGTCACGGTCGTCGGCCGGATCAACCTCGCGCTGACCGGCGGCGACCCGCTGACCATCCCGACCGTGACGCCCGGCATCACGGACTTCGCGGGCGCCTGGAAAGAACGTCGTGCGGTTCTCGACGACACCTTGTCCGACCCGGCTGTGCTCGCGGTGACCTGCAAGTTGCCGTGGGGGACGCTGCCGGGAGCAGCGGCGATCGCTGCCTACGTGGGTGAGCTCACCACTCACTCGTGGGACATCGCGAAGGCGACCGGGCGCACTGACCTGCTCGACGAGTCGCTGGCGGAGTACTGCCTGCCCCTGGTGCAGCAGTTCATCCCGGCCGAGCCACGGGGTGGGCACGTGCCGTTCGGGCCCGTGGTGGAGGTGGCGGACGACGCACCGGCGTACGACCGGCTGGTCGCCTGGGAAGGCCGCAAGCCGTAG
- a CDS encoding MarR family winged helix-turn-helix transcriptional regulator, giving the protein MTTGTRWLNSEQQVAWRAYLLGTARLMAKLDDDLRQFGLGINDYEILVRLSEAPDRRLRMAELADRLHQSRSRLTHTVGRLEAAELVRRTSCKSDKRGVWAELTDAGMSLLEQAAPYHVEGVRENLVDLASPDDFAAVGRVFDAVSEHIGQR; this is encoded by the coding sequence ATGACGACTGGGACCCGGTGGCTGAACTCCGAACAGCAGGTGGCGTGGCGCGCGTACCTGCTGGGCACTGCGCGCCTGATGGCCAAGCTCGATGACGACCTGCGCCAGTTCGGCCTGGGCATCAACGACTACGAGATCCTGGTCCGACTGTCCGAGGCACCCGACCGGCGGCTGCGGATGGCCGAGCTCGCCGACCGGCTGCACCAGAGCCGCTCCCGCCTGACCCACACCGTCGGCCGGCTCGAAGCCGCCGAACTGGTCCGCCGGACGTCCTGCAAAAGCGACAAGCGAGGCGTCTGGGCCGAGCTCACCGACGCCGGCATGTCGCTGCTGGAGCAGGCCGCGCCGTACCACGTGGAGGGCGTCCGCGAGAATCTCGTCGACCTGGCCTCGCCGGACGACTTCGCCGCGGTCGGCCGGGTCTTCGACGCCGTCTCGGAACACATCGGCCAGCGTTGA
- a CDS encoding SGNH/GDSL hydrolase family protein produces MSEALVAAGSLVVFQGDSITHGGRGPSEDPNHILGHSYPFLIAAEAAARYPERGWQFVNRGVSGDTIADLSARWQPDALHHRPDVLSILVGVNDVGEVMDGKSDDSSGVAFRSAYGALLERTREALPSVRLVLGEPFYLPTSPRPEVRETWAALVTTYAGIVRELAASYSATFVPFQQALDAAAKRAPAEHWIWDGIHPTYAGQRILADAWIAAVSS; encoded by the coding sequence TTGTCCGAAGCCCTGGTGGCGGCGGGATCCCTCGTCGTCTTCCAGGGTGACTCGATCACGCACGGCGGACGCGGACCTTCGGAGGACCCCAACCACATCCTCGGGCATTCGTACCCGTTCCTGATCGCCGCCGAAGCGGCCGCGCGCTACCCCGAGCGCGGCTGGCAGTTCGTGAACCGTGGCGTCAGCGGTGACACAATCGCGGATCTCTCCGCTCGCTGGCAGCCGGATGCGCTCCACCACCGGCCCGATGTCCTGAGCATCTTGGTCGGCGTGAATGACGTCGGCGAAGTGATGGACGGGAAATCGGACGACAGTTCCGGGGTCGCCTTCCGGTCGGCGTACGGGGCTTTGCTGGAGCGGACTCGCGAAGCACTGCCGTCTGTACGCCTGGTGCTCGGCGAGCCGTTCTACCTGCCGACCAGCCCGCGGCCCGAAGTACGAGAGACCTGGGCCGCACTCGTCACGACGTACGCCGGTATCGTGCGCGAGCTGGCCGCCAGCTACTCCGCAACCTTCGTGCCCTTCCAGCAGGCCCTGGATGCCGCCGCCAAGCGCGCTCCTGCTGAGCACTGGATCTGGGACGGTATCCACCCGACGTACGCCGGCCAGCGCATCCTCGCCGACGCCTGGATCGCCGCGGTCTCCAGCTAA
- a CDS encoding FAD-dependent oxidoreductase has product MKVLVIGGGTGGLALAHGLKRAGIGVTVFERDVLRTDGLHGYRVGIDPDGSRALKALLPSDLYDTFVATKARDPKYFNMLTEDLKEVLSLEIPASTDPVESEKSISRMTLRQVLLTGLEDVVEFGKEFVRFEQHGDSVTAYFADGSEATGDLLVAADGSGSRVRRQYLPQAKTEETGIIAIAGKLPLTEESGKLVPPKVFEGISMVFAPLGLSCIIHVMEFQWDHDGKVKQGIGGNTEELIRQWPGLQFDNTRDYINWGLSAAADKFPANVMDLRGQELVDLALQLTPGWHPNLRRLMELTDVGTCFPVNIWTSVPLDPWPSSNVTLLGDAIHTMTPGRGVGANTALRDALLLCRKLIDVRDGRTGLVAAVGEYEAKMIEYGFDAVLKSREQMSANDPIHKPLIGRVVLAGMRTSMRLVNHVSPVKRRMRDKMLAFRGADRDEAAFEITGPSHSEAARANPS; this is encoded by the coding sequence ATGAAGGTGCTGGTGATCGGCGGCGGGACCGGCGGACTCGCGCTGGCGCACGGCCTCAAGCGGGCCGGCATCGGCGTGACCGTGTTCGAGCGCGACGTACTGCGAACCGACGGGCTGCACGGCTACCGGGTGGGCATCGACCCCGACGGCAGCCGGGCGCTGAAGGCGTTGCTGCCCAGCGACCTGTACGACACGTTCGTGGCCACCAAGGCCCGCGACCCGAAGTACTTCAACATGCTGACCGAGGACCTCAAGGAGGTGCTCTCGCTGGAGATCCCGGCCTCGACCGACCCGGTGGAGAGCGAGAAGTCGATCAGCCGGATGACGCTGCGCCAGGTGCTGCTGACCGGCCTGGAGGACGTCGTCGAGTTCGGCAAGGAGTTCGTCCGCTTCGAGCAGCACGGCGACAGCGTCACGGCGTACTTCGCGGACGGGTCCGAGGCGACCGGGGACCTGCTGGTGGCGGCGGACGGATCGGGCTCGCGCGTACGCCGGCAGTACCTGCCGCAGGCGAAGACCGAGGAGACCGGGATCATCGCGATCGCCGGCAAGCTCCCGCTCACCGAGGAGAGCGGCAAGCTCGTTCCGCCGAAGGTGTTCGAGGGCATCTCGATGGTGTTCGCCCCGCTCGGGCTGTCCTGCATCATTCACGTGATGGAGTTCCAGTGGGACCACGACGGCAAGGTCAAGCAGGGGATCGGCGGCAACACCGAGGAGCTGATCCGGCAATGGCCGGGGCTGCAGTTCGACAACACCCGCGACTACATCAACTGGGGACTGTCGGCGGCTGCGGACAAGTTCCCGGCCAACGTGATGGACCTTCGCGGTCAGGAGTTGGTCGACCTGGCGCTCCAGCTCACCCCCGGCTGGCACCCGAACCTGCGCCGCCTGATGGAGCTGACCGATGTGGGCACCTGCTTCCCGGTGAACATCTGGACCTCGGTGCCGCTGGACCCGTGGCCGAGCAGCAATGTGACGCTGCTGGGCGACGCCATTCACACCATGACGCCGGGTCGCGGCGTCGGTGCGAACACGGCGCTGCGGGATGCTCTGCTGCTGTGCCGCAAGCTGATCGACGTGCGGGACGGGCGTACCGGGCTGGTCGCGGCTGTCGGTGAGTACGAGGCGAAGATGATCGAGTACGGGTTCGACGCGGTGCTCAAGTCGCGCGAGCAGATGAGCGCGAACGACCCGATCCACAAGCCCCTGATCGGCCGGGTCGTGCTGGCGGGGATGCGGACCTCGATGCGCCTGGTCAATCACGTGTCCCCGGTGAAGCGCCGGATGCGCGACAAGATGCTGGCCTTCCGCGGCGCCGACCGCGACGAGGCCGCCTTCGAGATCACCGGCCCGAGCCACTCCGAGGCAGCCCGGGCCAACCCGAGCTAG
- a CDS encoding acyl-CoA dehydrogenase family protein: protein MDRIIFGEDHHAFRASAKEYADRSLVPRMEKFLEEKTIERAAWLEAGKQGFLGLDVPEEYGGSSVGDYRFNAVFAEEVSKVSASLSSCFGIHFDCAAPYLVDLGTEEQKQRWLPKFCSGELIAAIGMTEPSGGSDLAALKTTAKKADGGWVVNGSKTFITNGDMADLTITAARTDPGKGAKGITLFAIEEGMEGFARGRKLDKVGQTESGTSELFFEDVFVPDENVIGEVDRGFIHMMERLAQERVGAAVSNIAHATQILDETIEYVKQRKAFGQPVGSFQYNKFVLAELVTKAEVTQAYVDNAIVAHDEDRLSAVDAAKAKWWSAQIQNEILDACVQLHGGYGYMNEYRVARAWRDARVTKIWAGSNEIMKELIGRDLGL from the coding sequence ATGGACCGCATCATCTTCGGCGAGGATCACCACGCCTTCCGAGCCAGTGCGAAGGAGTACGCCGACCGGTCGCTGGTGCCGCGGATGGAGAAGTTCCTCGAGGAGAAGACGATCGAGCGCGCCGCCTGGCTGGAAGCCGGCAAGCAGGGCTTCCTCGGCCTCGACGTACCGGAGGAGTACGGCGGTTCGTCGGTCGGGGACTACCGGTTCAACGCGGTGTTCGCCGAGGAGGTCTCCAAGGTCTCCGCCTCGCTGTCGAGCTGCTTCGGCATCCACTTCGACTGCGCCGCGCCGTACCTGGTGGATCTGGGCACCGAGGAGCAGAAGCAGCGCTGGCTGCCGAAGTTCTGCTCCGGTGAGCTGATCGCCGCGATCGGGATGACCGAGCCGTCCGGCGGGTCCGACCTGGCCGCGCTGAAGACGACCGCGAAGAAGGCCGACGGCGGCTGGGTGGTGAACGGGTCGAAGACCTTCATCACCAACGGCGACATGGCCGACCTGACCATCACCGCCGCCCGGACCGACCCGGGCAAGGGCGCCAAGGGCATCACCTTGTTCGCGATCGAGGAGGGGATGGAGGGCTTCGCCCGCGGCCGCAAGCTGGACAAGGTCGGCCAGACCGAGTCCGGTACGTCGGAGTTGTTCTTCGAGGACGTCTTCGTCCCCGACGAGAACGTGATCGGCGAGGTCGACCGCGGCTTCATCCACATGATGGAGCGCCTCGCCCAGGAGCGGGTCGGCGCGGCGGTGTCGAACATCGCGCACGCCACCCAGATCCTCGACGAGACGATCGAGTACGTGAAGCAGCGCAAGGCCTTCGGCCAGCCGGTCGGCTCGTTCCAGTACAACAAGTTCGTGCTCGCCGAACTGGTCACCAAGGCCGAGGTCACCCAGGCGTACGTCGACAACGCGATCGTGGCGCACGACGAGGATCGGCTGTCCGCGGTCGACGCGGCCAAGGCGAAGTGGTGGAGCGCGCAGATCCAGAACGAGATCCTGGACGCGTGCGTCCAGTTGCACGGCGGCTACGGCTACATGAACGAGTACCGCGTGGCCCGTGCGTGGCGCGATGCCCGGGTGACGAAGATCTGGGCCGGTAGCAACGAGATCATGAAAGAGCTGATCGGAAGAGACCTCGGGCTCTAG
- a CDS encoding TetR/AcrR family transcriptional regulator gives MSAVTSPLVWEHVQPPAARRLLTGAIDAFAERGFQATTTRDIASRAGMSPAALYVHYPSKERLLFEISLYGHQAALEILTKADSGAAPADRLRAMVSAFTAWHAEHHTIARVVQYELAALSPEHFAEVATIRRAISAMIEQVLADGVADGSFAVDDLHGTTLAVLSLSIDVARWYSPSRQDPAELGALYADLALRMVQA, from the coding sequence GTGTCCGCAGTCACCAGTCCCCTCGTCTGGGAGCATGTCCAGCCCCCCGCCGCCCGGCGGCTCCTCACCGGCGCCATCGACGCCTTCGCCGAACGCGGCTTCCAGGCGACCACCACCCGCGACATCGCCTCCCGAGCCGGCATGAGCCCCGCCGCCCTCTACGTCCACTACCCCTCCAAAGAACGCCTCCTCTTCGAAATAAGCCTCTACGGCCACCAAGCAGCCCTCGAAATCCTGACGAAGGCCGACTCAGGCGCGGCGCCGGCTGATCGGCTGCGGGCGATGGTCTCGGCGTTTACTGCTTGGCATGCGGAGCATCACACGATTGCCCGGGTAGTGCAGTACGAGTTGGCGGCGCTGAGTCCTGAGCATTTCGCGGAGGTGGCGACGATTCGGCGGGCGATCTCGGCGATGATCGAGCAGGTGCTGGCCGACGGTGTGGCCGATGGGTCGTTCGCGGTGGACGACCTGCACGGTACGACGCTTGCGGTGCTCTCGCTGTCGATCGACGTGGCCCGCTGGTACTCACCGTCCCGCCAGGATCCGGCCGAGCTCGGCGCACTGTACGCCGACCTGGCGCTTCGGATGGTGCAGGCCTAG
- a CDS encoding SDR family oxidoreductase, whose protein sequence is MSLKDRTAIVTGASRGIGLAIAQRLVADGARVVITGRTQETLDQAVESLGGRENALAVAGKAADPEHRASVVAAAVATYGSVDLLVNNTGINPIYGSLLDVDHAVATKMVDTNVLATIAWVKACRDAWMGVHGGAVVNVSSVAGLSPSPGIGWYGATKAMLSRVTSELAVELAPVIRVNAVAPAVVKTKFAGALYEGREDKVAKAYPMKRLGRPEDVASLVWFLLSDEASWITGQTITIDGGLTLNGGIVG, encoded by the coding sequence ATGAGCCTCAAGGACCGTACGGCGATCGTCACCGGCGCCTCGCGCGGTATCGGACTGGCGATCGCGCAGCGCCTCGTTGCCGACGGTGCCCGCGTCGTGATCACCGGGCGCACGCAGGAGACGCTGGACCAGGCAGTGGAGTCCCTCGGCGGCCGGGAGAACGCACTGGCCGTCGCGGGGAAGGCGGCTGACCCGGAGCATCGTGCGAGCGTCGTGGCCGCCGCGGTGGCGACGTACGGGTCGGTGGATCTGCTGGTGAACAACACCGGCATCAACCCGATCTACGGCTCCCTACTGGACGTGGACCACGCCGTGGCGACCAAGATGGTCGACACGAATGTGCTGGCGACCATCGCCTGGGTGAAGGCCTGCCGGGACGCCTGGATGGGCGTGCACGGCGGCGCTGTGGTGAACGTGTCGTCGGTGGCCGGCCTGTCGCCGTCACCCGGTATCGGCTGGTACGGCGCGACCAAGGCGATGCTGTCGCGAGTGACGAGCGAACTGGCCGTCGAGTTGGCGCCGGTGATCCGGGTCAACGCGGTCGCACCCGCGGTGGTGAAGACCAAGTTCGCCGGCGCGCTGTACGAGGGCCGTGAGGACAAGGTCGCCAAGGCGTACCCGATGAAGCGGCTCGGCCGTCCCGAGGACGTCGCCTCGCTCGTCTGGTTCCTGCTGTCCGACGAGGCCTCCTGGATCACCGGCCAGACCATCACCATCGACGGCGGCCTCACCCTCAACGGCGGCATCGTCGGCTGA
- a CDS encoding acetyl-CoA C-acetyltransferase — MPEAVIVSTARSPIGRAGKGSLKDIRPDDLAVQLIKAAVDKVGLTGDQIEDLMVGCAEPHDEHGGNMARRIAVQLGWDNTPATTINRFCASSTQTARMAFHAIKSGEGDIFVSAGVECVSRYKNFGSAGVGDPSSFNQEFADAVQRTEKYAETNETWHDPREDGLIPDIYISMGQTAENVATLKGISRADQDAFGVRSQNLAEKAIGNGFFEREITPVTLPDGTVVTKDDGPRAGTTLEKVSQLQPVFRPDGTVTAGNCCPLNDGAAAVVIMSDTKARELGLTPLARIVSTGVSGLSPEIMGLGPVEATKQALARAGMSIGDIDLVEINEAFAVQVIGSARELGIEEDRLNVHGGAIALGHPFGSTGARIMTTLVNGLQFEDKQFGLETMCVGGGQGMAVILERLS, encoded by the coding sequence ATGCCCGAAGCAGTCATCGTCTCCACCGCGCGGTCGCCGATCGGCCGGGCCGGCAAGGGTTCGCTGAAGGACATCCGCCCGGACGACCTGGCCGTCCAGCTGATCAAGGCGGCCGTCGACAAGGTGGGCCTGACCGGGGACCAGATCGAGGACCTGATGGTCGGCTGCGCGGAGCCGCACGACGAGCACGGCGGCAACATGGCCCGCCGGATCGCCGTACAGCTCGGCTGGGACAACACCCCGGCGACCACGATCAACCGGTTCTGCGCGTCGTCGACGCAGACCGCGCGGATGGCCTTCCACGCGATCAAGTCCGGTGAGGGCGACATCTTCGTCAGCGCCGGCGTCGAGTGCGTCTCGCGGTACAAGAACTTCGGGTCCGCGGGAGTCGGCGACCCGAGCTCGTTCAACCAGGAGTTCGCCGACGCGGTCCAGCGCACCGAGAAGTACGCCGAGACCAACGAGACCTGGCACGACCCGCGCGAGGACGGCCTGATCCCGGACATCTACATCTCGATGGGCCAGACCGCGGAGAACGTGGCGACGCTGAAGGGAATCAGCCGCGCCGACCAGGACGCGTTCGGCGTACGGTCGCAGAACCTGGCCGAGAAGGCGATCGGCAACGGCTTCTTCGAGCGCGAGATCACCCCGGTGACGCTGCCCGACGGCACGGTCGTCACGAAGGACGACGGCCCGCGAGCCGGTACGACGCTGGAGAAGGTGAGCCAGCTGCAGCCGGTGTTCCGCCCCGACGGAACTGTCACGGCCGGCAACTGCTGCCCGTTGAACGACGGCGCCGCGGCCGTAGTGATCATGAGCGACACCAAGGCCCGCGAGCTCGGCCTCACCCCGCTGGCCCGGATCGTTTCCACCGGCGTGAGTGGCCTGTCGCCGGAGATCATGGGCCTCGGTCCGGTCGAGGCGACCAAGCAGGCGCTGGCGCGGGCCGGGATGAGCATCGGCGACATCGACCTGGTCGAGATCAACGAGGCCTTCGCCGTGCAGGTGATCGGCTCGGCGCGCGAGCTCGGCATCGAGGAGGACCGGCTGAACGTGCACGGCGGTGCGATCGCGCTCGGCCACCCGTTCGGCTCCACCGGCGCGCGGATCATGACCACACTGGTCAACGGGCTGCAGTTCGAGGACAAGCAGTTCGGCCTGGAGACCATGTGCGTCGGCGGCGGCCAGGGTATGGCTGTCATCCTCGAGCGCCTCAGCTGA
- a CDS encoding YceI family protein, whose product MSETATATNTIPGLVTGTYALDVAHSEIGFTVRHLMTKVRGTFQEFSGEIVVKDSLEESTANVSVELGSVHTRNAQRDGHLKSGDFFDAENSPKMTFVSTAFKPEGDDYILAGDLTIKDVTKPIEFAVEFLGVEQNAYGQTIIGFEASSSISRKDWGIDFNVPLEGGKLLIGDKVDIHLDVQAALQA is encoded by the coding sequence ATGAGCGAGACCGCGACCGCCACCAACACCATCCCCGGCCTGGTGACCGGCACGTACGCGCTGGACGTTGCACACAGCGAGATCGGCTTCACCGTTCGTCACCTGATGACCAAGGTCCGTGGCACCTTCCAGGAGTTCAGCGGCGAGATCGTCGTCAAGGACTCGCTGGAGGAGTCGACCGCCAACGTGAGCGTCGAGCTGGGCTCCGTGCACACCCGCAACGCGCAGCGCGACGGGCACCTGAAGTCCGGTGACTTCTTCGACGCCGAGAACAGCCCGAAGATGACGTTCGTCAGCACCGCCTTCAAGCCCGAGGGTGACGACTACATCCTCGCCGGCGACCTGACCATCAAGGACGTCACCAAGCCGATCGAGTTCGCCGTCGAGTTCCTCGGCGTCGAGCAGAACGCCTACGGCCAGACCATCATCGGCTTCGAGGCCTCCAGCTCGATCAGCCGCAAGGACTGGGGCATCGACTTCAACGTGCCGCTCGAGGGTGGCAAGCTGCTGATCGGTGACAAGGTCGACATCCACCTCGACGTCCAGGCTGCCCTGCAGGCCTGA
- a CDS encoding MarR family winged helix-turn-helix transcriptional regulator, with translation MSTREELTAELQERMVRFIAEVILFNHAVSAKLGLGASDSQFMTLLQSHGPLTPRQLSEYTNLTSGTVTGVIDRLESFGLITREPDPHDRRKVLVTPSFEAIQDKLAPLYEEQGRRLQAVLAARSDHDLRVIADFLADAIANAEPAS, from the coding sequence ATGAGCACCCGAGAAGAACTCACCGCTGAGCTGCAGGAGCGGATGGTTCGCTTCATCGCGGAGGTGATCCTGTTCAACCACGCTGTCTCGGCCAAGCTCGGCCTGGGCGCGAGCGACTCCCAGTTCATGACGCTGCTGCAGTCACACGGTCCACTCACGCCGCGGCAGCTCTCCGAGTACACGAACCTCACCTCGGGCACCGTCACCGGTGTGATCGACCGCCTGGAGTCCTTCGGCCTCATCACCCGGGAACCCGACCCCCACGACCGCCGCAAAGTCCTCGTCACGCCGTCCTTCGAGGCCATCCAGGACAAGCTCGCTCCCCTCTACGAGGAGCAGGGCCGCCGTCTGCAAGCCGTTCTGGCGGCCCGCTCGGACCACGACCTCCGGGTCATCGCAGACTTCCTCGCCGACGCCATCGCCAACGCCGAGCCCGCCTCCTGA